One region of Peribacillus simplex genomic DNA includes:
- a CDS encoding CaiB/BaiF CoA transferase family protein, with the protein MNGALEGVRIIDVSRVLAGPFCSMILGDLGADVIKIEHHETGDETRGWGPPFAQGESAYYLCANRNKQSMTLNLKSEQGKEIFHKLVSSGDIVIQNFKTGTLEKMGLGYEDLKEINPKLIMASITGFGLTGPYKELPGYDYIIQAMSGLMSITGEKDGSPVKVGVAIADILTGLYTGIGILSALHHRDKEGEGQEIDISLMDCQVSSLVNVASNYLFSGLTPERMGNQHPNIVPYQTFRTRDGELVVAVGNDDQFRRFTTVLGRPDLAEQEQFKHNEKRLQNKEELIRIIEDSLRGKTKKEWKRLFDDAGIPNGPINDIAEMFEDPQIIARGMLVNMEHPTIENLRVTGSPLNLSKTPITMRKHPPLYGEHTDSILAEIGYSPDQISKFKENKII; encoded by the coding sequence ATGAATGGAGCTTTGGAAGGAGTCAGGATTATCGATGTATCCCGTGTTTTGGCGGGACCGTTCTGTTCAATGATTCTCGGTGATTTGGGTGCGGATGTAATTAAAATTGAGCATCATGAAACAGGTGATGAAACGAGAGGGTGGGGTCCGCCATTCGCCCAGGGAGAAAGCGCTTACTATTTATGTGCCAATCGAAATAAGCAAAGCATGACCTTGAATTTAAAATCTGAACAAGGGAAAGAGATTTTCCATAAATTAGTGTCTTCAGGGGATATAGTGATTCAAAATTTTAAGACGGGTACATTGGAAAAAATGGGGTTAGGTTATGAAGATTTAAAGGAAATTAACCCTAAATTGATCATGGCCTCGATTACGGGATTTGGTTTAACCGGCCCTTATAAAGAATTGCCTGGCTATGATTATATCATTCAAGCAATGAGTGGTTTGATGAGCATCACAGGAGAAAAAGATGGAAGCCCCGTGAAGGTCGGAGTGGCCATAGCTGACATATTGACTGGCTTGTATACAGGCATTGGCATTCTATCCGCTTTACATCATAGGGATAAAGAGGGGGAAGGACAGGAAATTGATATTTCGTTAATGGATTGTCAGGTTTCTTCATTGGTGAATGTTGCCAGCAACTATTTATTCAGTGGCTTGACCCCTGAACGAATGGGAAACCAACATCCCAATATCGTTCCATACCAGACGTTCCGGACAAGGGATGGGGAGCTTGTCGTGGCTGTAGGAAATGATGATCAGTTCAGGAGATTCACAACCGTTTTAGGCAGACCTGATTTAGCCGAGCAGGAACAGTTTAAGCATAATGAAAAACGTTTGCAAAACAAGGAAGAATTAATACGGATTATAGAGGATTCGTTGAGAGGAAAGACAAAGAAAGAATGGAAAAGGCTGTTTGATGATGCAGGGATACCCAATGGTCCGATTAATGATATCGCAGAGATGTTCGAGGATCCACAAATCATCGCAAGAGGCATGTTGGTGAACATGGAACATCCGACAATCGAAAATCTTAGAGTGACGGGATCGCCCCTGAACCTTTCGAAAACGCCGATTACGATGAGAAAGCATCCGCCGCTGTATGGTGAGCATACCGATTCCATTTTGGCTGAAATTGGATATAGTCCAGACCAAATAAGCAAATTCAAGGAAAATAAAATTATTTAG
- a CDS encoding acyl-CoA dehydrogenase family protein — protein sequence MNFELTEEQQSVKKVVRKFVDKEIIPYIQEWDRQGQFQPHILKRLAELQLMGVCIPEEYGGVGMDYNTLAIVCEELERGDTAYRTAVSVHTGLNSMTLLQWGTEEQKRKYLVPQAKGTKIGAFGLTEPNAGSDVASMKSTAKRVGDHYILNGSKTWISLCDYADHFLIFAKTDHDAGSRGITAFIVERTFEGVESKAIKGKLGIRAGNTGEVFLTDVKVPVENRLGEEGEGFKISMSALDSGRFTVAAGAVGLIEASLEASLKYCHERSTFGKEIGRHQLVQQMIAKMTANLEISRLLVFKAGTLKNQGKRNTKETSLAKWISCNAANEAANDAVQIHGAYGYSDEYPVERFLRNSKAPVIYEGTREIHTVLQGEYALGYRQDKGLRKQLPAWPFEQISVH from the coding sequence ATGAATTTCGAATTAACAGAAGAGCAGCAAAGTGTAAAGAAAGTGGTAAGGAAATTTGTGGATAAAGAAATTATCCCATATATTCAAGAGTGGGATAGGCAGGGTCAATTCCAGCCACATATTTTAAAAAGATTAGCGGAATTGCAGTTGATGGGCGTTTGTATACCAGAAGAGTACGGTGGAGTCGGAATGGATTATAATACCCTGGCCATCGTTTGTGAAGAACTGGAGCGAGGCGATACGGCTTACCGTACCGCAGTTTCTGTACATACAGGGTTGAATAGCATGACCCTGCTGCAATGGGGGACGGAAGAACAAAAACGGAAATACTTAGTTCCTCAAGCAAAAGGGACCAAGATTGGCGCTTTTGGGCTGACTGAACCGAATGCAGGATCTGATGTAGCGTCAATGAAATCAACGGCAAAACGTGTTGGGGACCATTATATCCTGAATGGATCAAAAACTTGGATTTCGCTCTGTGATTATGCAGATCATTTCCTTATTTTCGCCAAGACGGATCATGATGCCGGCTCAAGGGGAATTACCGCTTTTATAGTGGAACGGACCTTTGAGGGAGTGGAGTCGAAAGCCATTAAAGGGAAATTAGGAATCCGTGCAGGGAATACAGGCGAAGTCTTTTTAACGGATGTAAAAGTTCCGGTGGAGAATAGGCTTGGTGAAGAAGGTGAGGGCTTTAAAATCTCCATGTCGGCATTGGACAGCGGCCGGTTTACAGTGGCCGCAGGTGCTGTAGGGTTAATTGAAGCAAGCCTTGAAGCAAGCTTGAAGTATTGCCATGAACGAAGCACCTTCGGAAAAGAGATTGGCAGGCATCAGCTCGTTCAACAGATGATTGCCAAGATGACCGCAAATTTAGAGATTTCAAGATTGCTGGTCTTTAAAGCGGGTACCTTAAAAAATCAAGGAAAAAGGAATACGAAGGAAACATCACTTGCCAAGTGGATATCATGTAATGCTGCTAACGAAGCGGCCAATGATGCTGTTCAAATTCATGGTGCCTATGGCTACTCGGATGAATATCCAGTCGAACGTTTTCTCCGGAATTCAAAGGCCCCGGTCATTTACGAAGGAACCCGTGAGATTCATACTGTATTGCAGGGTGAATACGCTCTTGGCTACAGACAAGATAAAGGGCTTCGCAAGCAATTGCCTGCATGGCCCTTCGAGCAAATTTCCGTACATTAA
- a CDS encoding DUF3870 domain-containing protein — MNTYFIAGHAKLPQGMAARNIYDSITITVELDFKHGVIVEASCTLATEHGREFIRHLLRGYCLKDGIEELIDRVQKYYRGKAGQAIQAGLKDVYAQFELVSVK, encoded by the coding sequence ATGAACACATACTTTATTGCAGGGCATGCAAAACTTCCACAAGGGATGGCAGCGAGAAATATATATGATTCCATCACGATCACGGTAGAACTTGATTTTAAACATGGTGTCATTGTCGAGGCTTCCTGTACACTTGCTACAGAACATGGCAGGGAATTCATTCGTCACCTGCTGCGAGGGTATTGCCTGAAAGATGGCATCGAAGAATTGATTGATCGTGTACAAAAGTATTATCGTGGGAAAGCTGGTCAAGCCATTCAAGCAGGACTGAAGGATGTGTATGCACAGTTCGAATTGGTCTCCGTCAAATAA
- a CDS encoding DHH family phosphoesterase — translation MVNKKKEIIEAIKKYPTIIIHRHVNPDPDALGSQIGLQRLLKHSYPSKEVFVVGEEVDRLLFIGEMDVITDKKYKGALVIVCDTANLSRISDSRYDHGDLLIKIDHHPEYEQFGDLSWVDPSYSSASEMLVDLFLQFPEGFIMNKEAAKSFYAGILGDTGNFMNGNTTPRTLKMVSYLRTYNFQPERIHNWLNIKSKNSSRLQKDILMSFKVTDKGVAYFIITEDLLNMYGLDRIEASNLVNTLSSVRGNKIWALFIEYPTEIRVRIRSRSIPIASVARQFNGGGHSLASGATIHSWEEVDHVIQALDRVCP, via the coding sequence ATGGTCAATAAAAAAAAGGAAATAATCGAAGCGATCAAGAAATACCCAACCATTATCATTCACCGCCATGTTAATCCGGACCCCGATGCATTGGGATCACAAATCGGCTTACAACGGCTTTTGAAGCACTCCTACCCTTCCAAGGAAGTTTTTGTGGTTGGCGAAGAAGTGGATAGGCTTTTATTCATTGGTGAAATGGATGTCATTACCGATAAAAAATACAAAGGGGCCTTAGTGATTGTTTGTGATACCGCCAACCTTTCACGGATAAGTGATTCCCGCTATGATCACGGGGACCTGCTGATCAAAATTGACCACCACCCCGAATATGAACAATTCGGTGACCTTTCTTGGGTTGACCCTTCTTATAGCTCTGCAAGTGAAATGCTTGTTGATTTATTTTTGCAATTTCCAGAAGGCTTTATCATGAATAAAGAAGCAGCTAAATCATTTTATGCAGGAATTCTAGGTGATACAGGGAATTTCATGAATGGGAATACCACTCCTAGGACATTAAAAATGGTTTCGTACTTAAGAACTTATAATTTTCAGCCAGAAAGAATCCATAACTGGCTTAATATAAAGTCGAAAAACTCTTCAAGACTTCAAAAAGACATTCTCATGAGTTTCAAGGTAACCGATAAAGGGGTAGCTTACTTCATTATTACGGAGGATCTGTTAAATATGTATGGATTAGATCGAATCGAAGCTTCGAATTTAGTAAATACTCTATCAAGTGTAAGGGGAAACAAAATCTGGGCTTTATTCATCGAATATCCTACTGAAATCCGTGTCAGGATTCGTTCACGGAGTATTCCCATCGCTTCTGTCGCACGTCAATTCAATGGAGGAGGACATTCACTGGCGTCAGGTGCTACCATCCATTCCTGGGAAGAGGTTGATCATGTTATTCAGGCATTGGATCGAGTCTGTCCATAA